The DNA window ACCGACAGAATAGAGCTGTGGGTCGGAGAGAAGAACTACGGGGCGATAAAGTTCTATGAGAGGTACGGCTTCAAAAAGGTCGGCCAGCACGGGATATGGGTTCGAATGGTGAAGGACACCAAAAAGGAAATAAACGCTGGAGAGGAATAGTTTTAATTCGGTGGTGGCGATGCCGTGCATACACCTTCCGAGACCTGAGAAGGTGAAAGACATGAAGGAAGAGAGTTTTATCCGTGAAGGAAAGGGAAAGCTTAAGGTGACTATCGAGGGCGAGGAAACCCTTGAAACGACGATGAGCGGGTCATTGAAGAGCGTGGAAGAAGTGGCCAAAATGCTTGGTGTGGAAGCCAAAGACGGAAAGATAGAGACAGTTGTTGACGGAGTTAAGGTGAAGATGGAAAAAGGAAAGCTTGAGCTTGAGTTTGAGAGCGGGGAGAAGATGAAGATAGAGAAGGCCTGATGTTTCCTTTTTAGCCCGCTTTCTCATTCTGGAAGTCTTAGAGCCAGGACAAACGCTATTGAGAGTGGCACTACCGTGCTGAAGAAGTTGAGCTGGAAGCTTATCCCTGAGAGGTATCCGCCTATAAGCGGCCCAACCACCCAGCCGAGGCTCATCATACCGTTTAGGAGCCCCATGCCCTGGGCGCGCTCGGATACGGCGACCTTCTGGGCAACGTAGGCCGAGGTGGAGTTTATCGTCAGTATCCACTTAATCCCAGACAGGAACGCAACTCCGAAAGCCAGCCAGACGTTCCTGACGAGAGCATAGAGAACGAAGGCAAGTGCATAGCCGGCTATCGCCGTCAGGTAGAACTTCTTCGCCCCGTATTTGTCTATCAACCTCCCCAGGAAGTAGCCAGTCAGTGCCGCCGCGAGGCTCTCTATTCCGAAGAGAACGCCAACGCTCCACTCCCCGAAGACCTCTTTGAAGTAGATCGAGGAGACGCTGTAGAACTGCCCGCTGGCGACCATCACGAGGAATACGGTTAGGTAAAACAGCCCCATGTGGCCCCTCATAAGCTTCCTGAAGGCTGAACTCCTAACCGTTGCCCTCCAGCTCTCCCTTCCCTCCTGGACGAGTATCATGCCGATGAGGCTCCTCCTCCCGGCGGGTCTCTCCCTGATGAGGAGAACTATCCCAGCCGAAAGGAACAGGAGAAGGCCGGAGATGACGAAGAGGTTCCTTATACCGAGGTATTTGACCACAACAGAGCCTACGAAGTTGCCCACCATGTAGCCGGCGTTCTCTATGGAGTTGAAGAGGCCGAAGATTGAGCCGGCTCGAGTGGAGAGCTCGGAGATTAGCGCGGAGTGAGCCGGCATCATGGCCGAGCCGAAGACACCCTGGAGCGTCCTGAGGATGAGAACCTGAAGCGGTGCCGAGACCATGGCCATCATCAAGTAGAAAAGCCCAATCGATGCCGTGCCGAAGGCTATGAAGCCCTTTCTGTTCCTCGTTGCGTCGGAGAGCCAGCCAAAGGGGTACTGGAAGACCGTTGAGGTGAGGTTGAAGGCCACGCTCAGGAGACCGACCATGAACATCGTCGCACCTAGGTATTGCATGTAGACGCTAAGGTATGGAAAAGCCATTCCAAAGGCCACGTTGGCGATGAACATGGCGACGGCTAATATGAAGACGTTCCTTCTCTTAATCCTGAGTTTTTTGAACTTGAGGGTTCTTTCGCGCTTTCCCTGGAGTACTGCTTTTTCCCTCTTCGGCATCACTCTTGAGAGAAAAAGAGGGGCCTTATAAAATTTCCGTCGAAATGGTAAGAAAAGAACCGAAATCAGCCCATCTGGAGTGCCTTGCCCCTAAGCTCCCCCTCTCGAAGCGGTAGGGATCGTAGAAGTCGAGCGGCTTGTTCGTCTTCCCGTCCACGATGAGCTCCGCCAGGGCCTCTCCAACCACTGGAGCGAGCATGAAGCCGTGCCCTGAAAAGCCAGCCGCGATGTAGAACTCGTCTATCTCGTTTATCCTCCCGATGGCCGCGTTGTGGTCGGGAGTCTCGGCGTAGTAACCGGCCCAAATCCTTATGACGTTCACATACTTCAGAGCCGGGATTATCTGGGCGAAGCGGTAGCTGACTCCACGGAGGAACTCGTAGGTCGGCGTTATGTCGTAAGTCGGCCCGTACTTGAGGCCATAGCCACCTATGAGGCCGCCCTGGTTGGCCTCCTGCGTCATGTAAACACCACCGTGCTTGAAGGAGATGACCATCGGCTCTATCTGGCCGGGCTTTATGGGTTCAGTCTTCACGCTCTGGTGTTTATACGGTTCTATTGGGATATTGATAGGCACTCCTGCCATCTCGTTTATTATCGGCGCCCATGCGTTGGCCGCGTTAATAACCCTGCCCGTCTTTATCTCTCCTCTGTTTGTTACGACGGCCTTTATCTTCCCGTCCTCGACCTTGATGTCCTTTGCCTCCGTGTACTCGTATATCTCAACGCCCAGCCTCCTGGCGGCCCGGGCGTAGGCGAAAACTGCCTTAAACGGGTTCGCCTTTCCGTCCGTGTGGTTCCATGCCGCCCCTATAACCCCGTCGGTGTTGAGGGGAGGGACGATCTCCTTCGCCTCCTCGGGTGTTATTATCCTCGATGGCACGCCGTGCTTGTTCTGGAGCCTCACGTTCTTCTTAAATGCCTCGAGCTCCTCTTCGCTGTAAATGAGGAAGAGATAGCCGCTCTGGGTGAACTTGACATCGTGTCCGAGCTCCTCCTTCAGCCCCTTCCAGAGCTCAACCGAGCGCTTCATGACCTGGATGTTCGCTTCATCGTTGAACTGCTGCCGTATCCCCGTTCCGCACCGGAAGGTCGAGCCATTGCCGAGGTAGCCTTTTTCGAGAACCACGATGTCACTCTCGCCGAGCTTGGCTAGGTTGTAGGCTATGGAAAGCCCAATTATGCCGCCGCCGATGATGACCGTCTTCGCTTCACTCTTCATAGTCATCACCCATCTCGCCCGCTAAGACCCACATCATAACCGGCCTGACGGGAACGCGCGTTGCAGGGAGAGGTATTTCCTCCGGCTTCTTTCCGGTCTTCCTCGCGAGAATTCCCATCACGAGCGGAAGGCACGTCCTCCCCTGGCACGGCCCCATACCTATCCTCAGGAGCCTCTTGATCTCC is part of the Thermococcus stetteri genome and encodes:
- a CDS encoding MFS transporter gives rise to the protein MPKREKAVLQGKRERTLKFKKLRIKRRNVFILAVAMFIANVAFGMAFPYLSVYMQYLGATMFMVGLLSVAFNLTSTVFQYPFGWLSDATRNRKGFIAFGTASIGLFYLMMAMVSAPLQVLILRTLQGVFGSAMMPAHSALISELSTRAGSIFGLFNSIENAGYMVGNFVGSVVVKYLGIRNLFVISGLLLFLSAGIVLLIRERPAGRRSLIGMILVQEGRESWRATVRSSAFRKLMRGHMGLFYLTVFLVMVASGQFYSVSSIYFKEVFGEWSVGVLFGIESLAAALTGYFLGRLIDKYGAKKFYLTAIAGYALAFVLYALVRNVWLAFGVAFLSGIKWILTINSTSAYVAQKVAVSERAQGMGLLNGMMSLGWVVGPLIGGYLSGISFQLNFFSTVVPLSIAFVLALRLPE
- a CDS encoding (2Fe-2S)-binding protein, which codes for MTEDPGEKIIICWCNDVTLKEIEDLIDGGITDIEEIKRLLRIGMGPCQGRTCLPLVMGILARKTGKKPEEIPLPATRVPVRPVMMWVLAGEMGDDYEE